GGGGGGCAAGCCTTACCCGGTGCTGCGCAACTTCTATGGTGGTGGTCTGGGCTCCGTGCGCGGTTTCGAGCAGGGCACATTGGGCCCCACTTCCGCCGTCATCGGTTCGACCACGGGAGAGACGGTCAACATCGGTGGTGCGAAGAACTTCGTGCTCAACGCCGAGTTCATTGCGCCCTTCCCGGGGGCGGGCAACGACCGCACCCTGCGGTGGTTTGGATTCTTCGATCTGGGCAACGTGTACGGTGAAGATCAGAAGGTCACCTTCTCCGATATGCGGGCTTCCGTCGGTGTCGGTGTGAGCTGGATTTCACCCATCGGTCCCCTGCGGTTCGCCTATTCCAACCCGGTTCGCAAGTTCTCAGGCGATAGAATCCAAAGATTCCAGTTTCAGATCGGAACCTCTTTTTGATGACGTCTTCTTTCTTTCGTTTCTTCAGCCGGGCGCTGGTGGTTGCGGTCGCGGGTCTGGTGGTGTCGACCGCCATGGCGCAGGACTTCCGCATCGGATTCGTGAACACCGAGCGCATCTTTCGCGAGGCCAATCAGGCCAAGGCCGCGCAGACCAAGCTTGAGCAGGAGTTTTCGCGGCGCGAGAAGGAACTGCAGAATCAGGCCAGCCAGCTCAAGGCGGCCTCCGAGAAGTTCGAGCGCGAAGCGCCCACGCTGCCCGAAGCCCAGCGTGTGACGCGCCAGCGCCAGCTCGTCAACCAGGATCAGGAGTTCCAGCGCAAGCAGCGCGAATTCCAGGAAGACCTCAACCTGCGCAAGAACGAAGAGCTGCAGCAGGTGCTGGAACGCGCGAACCGCGTCATCAAGCAGGTGGCCGAGGCGGAGAAATACGACCTGGTCATTCAGGAAGCGGTCTACATCAATCCCAAGCACGACATCACCGACAAGGTGCTCAGCGGCTTGAACAGCGCCAAGTAAGCGCAGGGCCCGGGCGTGTCGCGGCCACTGGGCTCCATTGTTGCCGCCTTGGGCGGCACGCTTGTCGGCTCACCCGACACCATGATTACCCGCCTGGCTCCGCTGGCCAGTGCGGCACCGGACGAGCTGGCTTTTGTGGCGCAAGCCCGCTATGCCCATCAGATCCGGACCACCCAGGCGGGTGCGCTGGTTGTCACGCCCGCCTTGCAGGACGCAGCTGCTGAGCGCGGCGCCTGCATCGTCACCGACGACCCTTACCTGTACTTCGCGCGGCTCACCCAATGGTGGCGCTCCGAGCATGAGCCTCTGCCCGAGCCCGCCATCGATCCGTTGTCGAGCATCCACCCCCTGGCCGTGATTGAACCGGATGTGGACATCGCCGCCTTCGCGGTCATTGGTGCAGGTGCCCGGGTCGCGCGTGGCGCGCGCATCGGTGCGCATGTGGTGTTGGGGCGCGACGCCGTGGTGGGGCCCGATACCACGCTGCATGCGCGCGTGACCGTGGGTGAGCGCTGCGTGATCGGTGCGCGCTGCACCGTGCACCCGGGGGTGGTGATCGGTGCCGACGGTTTCGGCTTTGCCCCGCACCAGGGGCAGTGGGTCAAGATCGAGCAATTGGGTGCGGTGCGCATTGGCAACGATGTCGAGATCGGAGCCAACACCTGCATCGACCGGGGTGCGCTTGACGACACCGTGATCGAAGACGGGGTCAAGCTCGACAACCTGATCCAGATTGGCCACAACGTGCACATCGGCGCCCACACCGCCATGGCCGGGTGTGTGGGGGTGGCCGGCAGCGCCACCATTGGTGCCCATTGCACCGTGGGTGGTGGTGCGGTGGTGCTGGGGCATCTGAGCCTGGCCGACGGGGTGAACATATCGGCCGCGACGGTGGTGACGCGTTCCATCCGCGAGCCAGGCCACTACACCGGTGTGTTCCCCATCGACGACAATGCGAGCTGGGAAAAGAATGCCGCTTCTCTCAAACAGCTCAACCGCCTGCGCGAACGGCTCAAAGCCGTCGAGCAGGCCATCGCACAAGCATCGAACAACACACCCAAACCATGATGGACATTCACCAGATTCTCAAGCAACTGCCCCACCGTTACCCGTTCCTGCTGGTGGACCGCGTGCTTGAACTCGACAAGGGAAAGAGCATCAAGGCGCTGAAGAACGTCACCATCAACGAACCCTTCTTCGTCGGCCATTTTCCCCACCGCCCGGTCATGCCGGGCGTGTTGATGCTGGAGGCCATGGCGCAAGCGGCGGCTCTGCTGGCTTTCGATACCGTGGGTGTGACACCCGATGACAAGACGGTGTATTACTTCGCCGGCATCGATGGCGCCCGCTTCAAGCGCCCGGTTGAACCCGGTGACCAACTGGTGATGGACGTGACGCTGGAGCGAATGAAGGCCGGCATCTTCAAATTCAAGGCCGTCACCCGGGTCGGCACCGAGATCGCCTGCGAGGCCGAGCTGATGTGCACCATGCGCACCATCGCCTGATTCGGCAGGAGGCGTCTCGTGTCCCATATCCATCCCACCGCCCTGGTGGACCCCGCCGCCGAGCTGGATGCGTCGGTCACCGTCGGCCCGTACACGGTGATTGGTCCGCACGTGAAAGTAGGCCCGGGCACCACGATCGGCGCGCACTGCGTGATCGAGGGTCACACCACCATCGGGCGCGACAACCGCATCTTCCAGTTCAACTCGCTGGGCGCGATCCCGCAGGACAAGAAGTACGCGGGTGAACCCTGCGAACTGGTCATCGGGGACCGCAACACCATCCGCGAGTTCTGCACCTTCAACATCGGCTCGCCCACAGGCGGGGCAGTGACCCGTATCGGCAACGACAACTGGATCATGGCCTACGTGCACCTGGCGCACGATTGCCTGGTGGGCGACCACACCATCTTCGCCAACAACTCGCAGCTCGCAGGCCATGTGGTGGTGGACGACTGGGTGATCCTCGGTGGGTTCACCGTGGTGCACCAGTTCGTGCGCATCGGCGCGCATGCCATGACGGCCATGTGCTCGCTGTTGTTCGCCGATCTGCCGCCGTTCGTGATGTGCCAGGGGCAACCCGCCGCCGCGCGCTCGATGAACTTCGAAGGCCTGCGCCGCCGGGGGTTTTCACCCGAGCGCATCGCGGCCGTGAAGGCCATGCACAAGGCGCTGTACCGGGACGACTTGAGGCTTGAGCAGTCCATGGAACGCATCGGTGGCCTGACGGACAAGACCCCCGAGGCCGCGCCCGACGTGGCGATGATGCTGGATTTCCTGCGGCAGGCATCGCCCCAGCGCGGCATCGTTCGCTGATGTGTCGCGCGCTGCGCGATGGAGCACTGAAATGACGCCTTCCAAGCGCTTTGCCCTGGTGGCGGGCGAGACGTCTGGCGATCTTCTGGCGGGTCTGCTGCTGGGTGGTGTCCGGCAGCGCTGGCCCGACCTGACGTCCTTCGGCATCGGCGGCCCCCGGATGGCCGAGCACGGCTTCGAGGCCTGGTGGCCGAGCGAGAAGCTGGCGGTGCGTGGCTATATCGAGGTGTTGCCGAAGATTCGGGAAATCCTGTCCATCCGCAAACAGTTGCGGGATCGACTGCTGTCCGGCGAGCGCCCGGACCTGTTCATCGGCGTCGATGCGCCCGATTTCAACTTCGACTTGGAGGTGGCGCTGAAGGCTGGCGGGATCAGGACCGTGCATTTCGTCTGCCCGTCGTTCTGGGCCTGGCGCCCGAAGAAGGTCCTGAAGCTGCGCCGGAGCGCTGACCACGTGCTGTGCCTGTTCCCGTTCGAGCCCGCCTTGCTCGCGCAGCACGGCATCGACTCCACCTACGTCGGCCACCCCTTGGCCCAGGTGATTCCACTGGAGCCGGACCGCCGGGCGGCGCGCAAACGCTTGGGCCTGTGCGACGACGATACGGTAGTGGCGATCCTGCCGGGCAGTCGGCAGTCGGAGGTGCAG
This Hydrogenophaga taeniospiralis DNA region includes the following protein-coding sequences:
- the lpxD gene encoding UDP-3-O-(3-hydroxymyristoyl)glucosamine N-acyltransferase, which translates into the protein MSRPLGSIVAALGGTLVGSPDTMITRLAPLASAAPDELAFVAQARYAHQIRTTQAGALVVTPALQDAAAERGACIVTDDPYLYFARLTQWWRSEHEPLPEPAIDPLSSIHPLAVIEPDVDIAAFAVIGAGARVARGARIGAHVVLGRDAVVGPDTTLHARVTVGERCVIGARCTVHPGVVIGADGFGFAPHQGQWVKIEQLGAVRIGNDVEIGANTCIDRGALDDTVIEDGVKLDNLIQIGHNVHIGAHTAMAGCVGVAGSATIGAHCTVGGGAVVLGHLSLADGVNISAATVVTRSIREPGHYTGVFPIDDNASWEKNAASLKQLNRLRERLKAVEQAIAQASNNTPKP
- the lpxA gene encoding acyl-ACP--UDP-N-acetylglucosamine O-acyltransferase codes for the protein MSHIHPTALVDPAAELDASVTVGPYTVIGPHVKVGPGTTIGAHCVIEGHTTIGRDNRIFQFNSLGAIPQDKKYAGEPCELVIGDRNTIREFCTFNIGSPTGGAVTRIGNDNWIMAYVHLAHDCLVGDHTIFANNSQLAGHVVVDDWVILGGFTVVHQFVRIGAHAMTAMCSLLFADLPPFVMCQGQPAAARSMNFEGLRRRGFSPERIAAVKAMHKALYRDDLRLEQSMERIGGLTDKTPEAAPDVAMMLDFLRQASPQRGIVR
- a CDS encoding OmpH family outer membrane protein, which encodes MTSSFFRFFSRALVVAVAGLVVSTAMAQDFRIGFVNTERIFREANQAKAAQTKLEQEFSRREKELQNQASQLKAASEKFEREAPTLPEAQRVTRQRQLVNQDQEFQRKQREFQEDLNLRKNEELQQVLERANRVIKQVAEAEKYDLVIQEAVYINPKHDITDKVLSGLNSAK
- the fabZ gene encoding 3-hydroxyacyl-ACP dehydratase FabZ, translating into MMDIHQILKQLPHRYPFLLVDRVLELDKGKSIKALKNVTINEPFFVGHFPHRPVMPGVLMLEAMAQAAALLAFDTVGVTPDDKTVYYFAGIDGARFKRPVEPGDQLVMDVTLERMKAGIFKFKAVTRVGTEIACEAELMCTMRTIA
- the lpxB gene encoding lipid-A-disaccharide synthase — its product is MTPSKRFALVAGETSGDLLAGLLLGGVRQRWPDLTSFGIGGPRMAEHGFEAWWPSEKLAVRGYIEVLPKIREILSIRKQLRDRLLSGERPDLFIGVDAPDFNFDLEVALKAGGIRTVHFVCPSFWAWRPKKVLKLRRSADHVLCLFPFEPALLAQHGIDSTYVGHPLAQVIPLEPDRRAARKRLGLCDDDTVVAILPGSRQSEVQYIARRFFDAAVLMQRQRPGLRFVVPALPALRPRIDGLVRASGLQGMTVLDGRSHDALAACDATLIASGTATLEAALFKRPMVIAYNMNWLSWQIMQRKQLQPWVGLPNILCGEFVVPELLQDAATPQALARGVLDWLDAPERITTLQQRFTTLHHTLKRDTAQLATDAIEKVLQS